CAACAGCTGAAACGACTCGAAGGAAAAACACCCATTGTTGTTGCTACACCAGGACGCTTACTCGACCATTTAAATCGCGGAACGTTGCGCTTAGGCAGCCTTCGTTTTCTCGTACTCGATGAAGCGGATCAGATGCTTGATATTGGCTTTCTGGCGGACATGGAGGAAATCATTACTCGTTCGCCTGGCAACCGGCACATGGTGCTATGCTCGGCAACGATGCCGCAGCCGATCCAAAAGCTTGCTCGTCGGTATATGAAAGCGCCGGTGACGTTGAAAAGTGAATCCGACACCGTCACTGTCAAGGAAATTAAGCAATGGGCTGTTGAGACGACAGCTCGGGCGAAAAAAGATAATTTAGTAACGTTGATTCACCAGCTTCAGCCATTTCTCGCCATTGTCTTTTGTCGGACAAAACGTCGTGCGAGTGAGCTCAATGGTGATTTATTAGAAGCAGGCTTGCTGTCGGATGAACTGCACGGTGATCTTTCGCAAGCCAAACGAGAGCGCATTATGAAGCAATTCCGCGATGCGAAGCTCCAAGTGCTTGTTGCTACAGATGTTGCCGCGCGCGGGTTAGATGTTGAAGGAATTACCCACGTGTTTAATTATGACGTGCCGCCTGATGCGGAGCAGTATGTGCATCGAATTGGGCGAACGGGGCGAGCGGGTGCATCGGGC
Above is a genomic segment from Litoribacterium kuwaitense containing:
- a CDS encoding DEAD/DEAH box helicase, with translation MTSFNDFSLHPHLLNALEEKRIQQPTDIQRQTIPMILRRKDVIAQAQTGTGKTLAYLLPILHQLDASNHGVQALIVAPTRELALQITAEASDLLAHDDMDVLALYGGQQVEQQLKRLEGKTPIVVATPGRLLDHLNRGTLRLGSLRFLVLDEADQMLDIGFLADMEEIITRSPGNRHMVLCSATMPQPIQKLARRYMKAPVTLKSESDTVTVKEIKQWAVETTARAKKDNLVTLIHQLQPFLAIVFCRTKRRASELNGDLLEAGLLSDELHGDLSQAKRERIMKQFRDAKLQVLVATDVAARGLDVEGITHVFNYDVPPDAEQYVHRIGRTGRAGASGLAVTLVTPGDVNELRRIERGIQMTLKRQVVEEGRLVSKGEASKRRAGRKETTRKPNSRQAQADSTAPSRGKQKGRKSFGKSSGPAGGNKVKSTRQAGGRGRTKSQGRRGGRSR